One Rutidosis leptorrhynchoides isolate AG116_Rl617_1_P2 unplaced genomic scaffold, CSIRO_AGI_Rlap_v1 contig3, whole genome shotgun sequence genomic region harbors:
- the LOC139882705 gene encoding uncharacterized protein yields the protein MFNFLCKTVLHGNSSVEVSLFRKCPSFSSLFVLSPKQVSSDAADNENSSDNIGKSFTTAYLINSCGLSPQSAQSATKHVNFESSRNPDSVIEFLKKNGFSKTQITTLIRKYPRVLMCKSDKTLLPKLEFLRSKGFTDDKLTKTVTAYPHVLHYSLEKQIIPTFEFLSDFLKSEEKACMVLQRYVRVLRLDTEKQVVPYINTLRESGVPESNIAFLIWNQPRMIGIRVDRLKEVVQEVKKLGFNPLRISFVIAALAFFAMSQSTWERKFKIYKSWGWSESQVLEAFRKNPQCLLSSDDKIMSLLDLVVNQLGMRPGVAELPGLVTYSVRKRLIPRISVAQALVSKG from the coding sequence ATGTTTAATTTTCTCTGCAAAACTGTTCTCCATGGAAACTCCTCTGTCGAAGTCTCCCTCTTTAGAAAGTGCCCATCATTTTCTTCTCTATTTGTATTATCTCCCAAGCAAGTGTCTAGTGATGCTGCTGATAATGAGAATTCATCTGATAATATTGGGAAATCTTTCACCACTGCTTACCTCATAAATTCATGTGGGTTGTCTCCACAATCTGCTCAATCAGCTACCAAGCATGTCAATTTTGAATCGTCGCGGAATCCAGACTCTGTCATTGAGTTTTTGAAGAAAAATGGCTTCTCAAAAACCCAAATCACAACTTTAATCAGAAAATACCCTCGTGTTCTTATGTGTAAGAGTGACAAAACACTTTTGCCCAAACTTGAATTTCTCCGTTCAAAAGGATTTACAGACGACAAACTTACCAAAACAGTAACCGCCTACCCCCATGTATTGCACTATAGCTTAGAGAAACAAATAATCCCTACTTTTGAATTTCTTAGTGATTTTTTAAAATCCGAGGAAAAGGCATGTATGGTCCTTCAAAGGTATGTGCGTGTTCTCAGGCTTGACACTGAGAAGCAAGTGGTTCCCTATATTAACACTTTGAGAGAAAGTGGAGTGCCAGAATCGAACATTGCTTTTTTGATTTGGAATCAGCCAAGGATGATTGGCATAAGAGTAGATAGGCTTAAAGAGGTTGTTCAAGAGGTGAAGAAATTGGGTTTCAATCCTTTGCGGATCTCTTTCGTCATAGCAGCGCTTGCCTTCTTCGCGATGAGTCAATCGACTTGGGAAAGGAAGTTCAAGATTTATAAGAGCTGGGGTTGGTCTGAGAGTCAGGTTTTAGAAGCCTTTAGGAAAAATCCTCAATGTCTTCTTTCTTCCGATGATAAAATTATGTCTTTGTTGGATCTTGTTGTGAATCAGCTAGGGATGAGACCTGGGGTTGCAGAGTTGCCAGGACTCGTTACGTATAGCGTAAGGAAGAGACTAATTCCAAGGATTTCGGTGGCTCAAGCTTTGGTTTCAAAAGGTTGA